The Candidatus Woesearchaeota archaeon genome segment TTCGAGGCAGACCTTTATTCTCTGGGTCTCTTTTGCGATTGTCTCGCAGACGCAGAGCTCTTTAGGCAGGCCGCAGACTGGACATATGTTCATGCCTTTTTACTTTCCTCCTTGGTTTGTAAAGTTTTTGCGTTTTTTTGCGCATTGATTATTGTCAGCATCCTTGCGATTGTCTTTTTCATGGCTTTTATCTGCCCCGGATTCTTCGGGACTGTTCCCGTGTGCACCTGGGCGTTGAGCTTTATCAGCTCTCTCCGGAGTTCCAGGATTTTAGCCTCTATATCTGACTTTTCCATTGCCATGATTTCCTTTGTTTTGAGC includes the following:
- the rpmC gene encoding 50S ribosomal protein L29 → MALKTKEIMAMEKSDIEAKILELRRELIKLNAQVHTGTVPKNPGQIKAMKKTIARMLTIINAQKNAKTLQTKEESKKA